In Pseudodesulfovibrio hydrargyri, a single window of DNA contains:
- a CDS encoding TIGR03905 family TSCPD domain-containing protein has protein sequence MDNAYHQVAPMVSAPRGRTKVEHFVPEEGVGVCTKEIDFVVDNGSIDYVNFCGGCEGNLKAIAAMIEGMNVDFVLDRFSGITCGSKSTSCMDQFCHALQAYKAKQQS, from the coding sequence ATGGATAACGCATATCATCAGGTGGCCCCCATGGTCTCCGCACCGCGCGGCCGCACCAAGGTCGAGCACTTCGTCCCCGAAGAGGGCGTCGGAGTCTGCACCAAGGAAATCGATTTTGTCGTGGACAACGGCAGCATCGATTACGTCAACTTCTGCGGCGGCTGCGAAGGCAACCTCAAGGCCATCGCCGCCATGATCGAAGGCATGAACGTCGATTTCGTCCTGGACCGTTTCAGCGGCATTACCTGCGGCTCCAAGTCCACCTCCTGCATGGACCAGTTCTGTCACGCCCTGCAGGCCTACAAGGCGAAGCAGCAGTCCTAA